tctggttcccgaggtgaaggtccatcagctttagccaggatcttcaccatgacacagcataccaccctcagacaaatgggcaagctgaagtgtccaacagagaaatcatgGCCATCCTTGAAAAAACCGTGTCTCCTAACCGAAAGGACTGGAGTACAAAATTggaagatgctttatgggcctacagaacagcctacaagactcccataggtatgtctccttacagattggtgatagagcatattttagtccatattatcatgatcttattgatgtttatttacaccttttctacctaattttgtggttttaatcatgttttgcagatattaggtgtaaagagacaatcaagagaaaatgctgtcaaaaatgccaaaaagtgccaaatctggaaaaacCACCTTCGAaaacaccttcggaagccgaaagcctagtccagagccgaaattcacctatcttcggcggcaccttcggcggccgaaagtctgctccagagccgaaagtctagccTCCGAAAataagcttaggcggccaaaagtcccccCGAACaaccttttccttattcaagaagccaaatcttgaagatcatatgtttcccacttcatgccatgcacattcaaaattcaaaacaaggttccaccttcctctttagtgcatgaagaagacttcttggacacaccttgggcaacaattaaaagaccaaaaagtccttgcaactccacacatgcacctagaaggcacatatgagaccaagggcactttgggcagcctctaaaagatgcatggacacccaagaaaccctaggcaacctccccacatatttaaaggccttatgaagacaagaatTAGGGAGATTTCAAGAACTCAATCACcaccaaggttcggcagccactCTTCctccaccttcggccgccggtTCCCCCttccttcttctcctcttctatttttctgttttggttcagccatgagtggctgaaacccctaattctagttgaagtttggttgaaactaaggttgtttaaagggttgtgagatctgaacataatgtgtttgcttttggtttgttcaatattcatgcaattgtgtgcttaaatctaagattgctttattgttttgatcaaattggccacttgattcttgattgcaaagttaattgattattagttgggatatttgttagtccgtaactgctggaaatattctgacctaagaacacttggtgtaaaaaccaaggaattgtatgatctagcaccatcttcatgcgtttggagtagttaggattggatctctatagttctttatgcaattgacaattgttttgatgcctaaggcccaaggacgttccttggcaatttgttaattagtaattgatcagaggatgttccctaattgatttaatcataaggagagacggTGGTGAGACCTTcggcattattattatttgccaATTTCAATTCTAAATTCAATGTTATTTCAACTTTACGTCTACATTTGATCTACCTTTGTATCAAAATTTTCAAcaactttaattataatttcaaaGTTGAGCAAATCTTtacattttttattcaaaatcaatGTATAGCTAAATCAATTTTCTTTACTGTCAATGCAGCACACAGATCAATTCAAATTCCTAAAACAGTTCACATATCAATTGAGATTTATCTTAGCATCCCTGTCACACCCACATAGCTTTAACACGTTTAATTAATTTAGCGCAACaagtataaatttaaatttttactcTGCCAGTAACTTTtatctttaataaaaaataattatatcacAGAAAATTAAGttataggatttttttttttctaactaaGTATCATTTTATgatcttaatattttattaaatattttcttttctaatttatTCTGCAATAAATGGAGTATttctataatattaattaagtcCATCATATTTATATAgacattttaattgaaatataatattgtcttttttttttcgacGTTTCATAGAATTAAGCAAATATAAACAACACAACCAGATTCTATATTAATCgacagtttaaattttattattttttttaatatgacttaattattaattaattatataacacttaattaaataaagattaaaatgttaaatttattcttaaattatataacagttaaaaaaattaaatttaaatttactctaaattattattaaaatgacaaataatatcattaattattagaaattgattcatatttatttgattttttaatgataattaagaatatatttttaaaaaaatgagatTTTAACTCTATTGCTATGaaataaagttataaaaaaacGTTGTGGTAGTCTATAGCTGTGACTTCCATTAATTAGTTAGCGATGTCCTAAAATTAACaatctattttttattcattttattaattttaattaaaatttcaactcAAATTCATGAACCAATGATTTGgaattcaaataataatttttttttttttttaaaaattccaaCTAAGCATGTAACCTTAGGGAAATCATTagcataaaataataaaaaattctgAAGAATTAACCTCATCTTAAAAAAGCCAGCTAGTTCTTTTTAATTACAATTTGTCTCTTTACGGAGACAGACAATATTACCATACATTTAAAAAACACATAACAATGTCAATgcagcaaagcaataatattaaataagaaaaaaaataattatcttttaataaaataagagaTGAGCAGAagccttaattaattaattcatatgTATTTAAATATGATTAGAACAGCACATAACACACAAAGCTAGGTTAAGACAAGCTACAACATATCACACACCAGCCGTTTACAGACGGCTTCTAACAGTTTTTATTAAGGTTAATTACTATTAGGcacctaaatttttttaaaaatttattagcttgttcttattttaaaattacttaattaaaatatttctatattttataaaatttaattttttaatcattttattaaaaaaattaactgtgtattaaatatttatcttatttaatttcaataattttaattatatatattatttaatactataattttaaatattcatactatttaatttgtctaattaaaattttcttttttcactttttgtaaGCAGGTTCTTATGTAACTTTTCTGAATTTCGAATAGTATCCAAAATAGTTCTATGGGATTGGCTTTAGGGTTTTCCTAAACAGCTTAAGGTGAAGAAAACCTCCTTCAGGTTCCAGCCATCAATGAGATACCATTTTGAGAAACTTAAAATTCTAATATTGTGTCAGAATCTAGAGGTCAAAAGATAATCTGAACGAAAAATGTTTTTAGCAGAAGAATTAAAGAGTTTGATTTACAAAATATAGTGACATTTTAgttgagtaattttaaaatagggacaaaataacaaattttctaaaattctaAGGATCTAATAATAATTTCCCATTTTTATTTGTGAGTATAGTTAGCCGGCCATTTCTCTCTCTCATACTACTTTTTGCCAgcccatcttcttcttctttaaaaaCCCTTGGCTTTGTAAGACTCACTCAtatctctcaaatttttatCTTATATTCTTCTTATAGCTTAAGTAATAAATGGGGAAATTAGCACAGCAAAACCAGAAAAGCTCGgcaaataataacaataatggaGTTACAAAGGTGAAACGTACTAGGAGAAGTGTGCCTAGAGACTCTCCTCCCCAACGTAGCTCTATTTATCGTGGAGTCACCAggttattcttcttcttcttcttgtcttcattcgaaaaaaaaaaaaaaatttcttcttcCTTTATAGTTATTTGGTTGTTTTTCCTGTTGGGTTTGGTGGGTGCAGGCACCGATGGACAGGGAGATATGAAGCTCATTTGTGGGATAAAAATTGCTGGAATGAATCGCAAAACAAGAAAGGACGACAAGGTTCCTTATCAAGATTCATGTTCTCTTGAATGGgatcaaattattatttacagATTGATcttgaaaattatattaatattggaatttatgatttaacagtgattaaatttatttttgttaaaaatttttattattactgaTATGCACTCTTCATTAATTTTCTGGGTGGGTGACACTGGTGGATTATCGTTGGATTAAATGCAGTCTACCTTGGTAAGTATCatcagaaattaaatatttttctccaacgaataaaaaggaaattaatcaaattttagattaattaatacaAAAATGCTCAGGTGCATATGATGATGAAGAAGCAGCAGCACATGCTTATGATTTAGCAGCACTCAAGTACTGGGGAGAGGACACAATTATCAATTTTCCTGTAATTATCCTCTTAATTCTATAGTAAATCgtcatattaatttttttttattttatttttaattaattaattgttcttattatatatattagttaTCAACTTACGAAAATGAGCTCAAAGAAATGGAGGGTCAGTCCCGAGAAGAATATATCGGATCATTGAgaaggtatatatatatatataattttatcttttaatttaaatttaaatttatttttaaattattattaaaatgtaagtaaattatatttttgaataaaatttgaatcaaAGGATTTTACCTCGTTGCATAGTTAGaggtaaatttaattaatttatatatttaataattggaTGAACTTTGGCATTTAATTCATAGGAAAAGCAGTGGATTTTCTCGTGGAGTATCGAAATACAGAGGTGTGGCAAGGTAAAATAATAAAAGcccatattaattatttaatattttttagagaaattgtttttattttcctaATTTCCAAGTCACGATTGCTTAGATGAATAGGCTTTCTGATGGGatgcatttgattttgaatgagcaGACACCATCACAATGGAAGATGGGAGGCTCGAATTGGCAGAGTTTTTGGCAACAAATACCTCTATCTTGGTACATATGGTAATTATTCCTCctctattttctaaaatttccaaaattaaaaatattcaaaaaaaattctttaatccattattattctttaaatattaaaaacattaatgGATATCAAGTTTGAACATGTAACTAGAAGACCTGCatttaaatgtaaataattgattttaattggtCAAAATATATATCTcccttttaagaaaaaaaatattcattattaaaaaaataaatttattcttaataaatattcattatttattttcttatctagCAACTCAAGAGGAAGCTGCCACTGCATACGATATGGCAGCCATAGAGTATCGTGGATTAAATGCTGTCACCAATTTTGATCTCAGTCGTTACATCAAGTGGTTAAAACCTAATCAAAACGATAACACCACCGCCAATAATAATGATCTATTTCATCCTAACCCTAACCTTAACATACCCACCCATTCTACTCCAATTCCTAATCAAGATCTCGGATTAAGTTTTCTTCAAAACCAGCAAGCCTTCCAAACAACTAGCAGTGAAACTGTGCCGATGGAGCCACGACCAACCAATGCAACCTCAGCCCTAGGCTTGCTTCTTCAATCGTCAAAGTTCAAGGAGATGATGGAGATGACTTCTATGACCGATTGCCCATCGAGCCATGTTGATCAGTTAGACCCACCGCAATGCAGATTCCCTGAAGACATTCAAACCTACTTTGAGTGCCAAGATCTGACAAACAATTATGGGGAAGGGGATGACATGATTTTTGCTGAGCTCAACTCGTTTGTGCCTCAAATGTTTCAATCTGATCTTTGAGTGATAGATCTATTAAAGAGACATGCATATAGATGCATGCAAAAGTTAAGTTTCTCATTTACGTATTTATTTAGGTTCTACTGTGAATACCATACTATAATGGTCTACGGCCCTCCTCGATCAAGTGGTGAAGGGTTAGAATAGAGGTTTAggtttcaatttcttttttcatgAGCACTgacaaaataagagagaaaataaaaataaaaatttgaagctATAAGCCTATAAGTGAGGGAGAGAAGATCTAGCTAAGTGGAACTTTGATCATTTCCCATTTATTATTTGGTTCATTTCTTTGTAGATTAAGGGGAAAATAAGCAttgttttatcttttttttgcTTGAATAAGTTGTAATTTCCACCTTATACTTCAATAATAACTCTAGAAACTCTCTCTCATACCCTCAATGCccatccttttttatttttaattctgtAATTTATATCAATGTATGAGGGTctagaaagaaaattaattttaactatttttttttaattattcataaaCTAACGATATTTAGTCCAATGGTATTATTATCGTCTATAAACTTATGAGACCTCTAGTTTAAAAATCCTAGCTGATTGCACTAaataagttttgaagaaaatggGTTCAATAAGGTTCTATACTTAAAAAATCCTTAACTAATtctagaaaatttattttaaggtagttaaaaaaaaaaaaaaaaagcttaaaaATCTGCTAAAGATGCTTTAAAAATGTGAAATATAgagttaatttaataatatagccCTATTTGGAAAAGCCCATTTTCCAATTACGCTAAAGCTAGGCAGGCCCTTGTGAGCTTGTCTCTTTGGTCAAGCTCAGTCcattgcctccttggtcctcTCACCGGCTGAATTGGCTCAAGCTccgaattttcattttttaaataattgtcGATTTTAACTCTGTATTTTAgaaacttttataattttaccatatatttttaaaataatcaatatattttaaacatttaaCTAATTATACTTTATAGTTTATTTAACCGTTGATATATCAATAATAAAGTTATATTACATATCacgtaatataatataattatcaaaaaaattttatgatttttaaatcattataattttattctatacttaaaaatattaaccaATTAAATGAattctataatatttttaataaaatttttatattattaataaaagcaCCGTATAATTATGCTACTTGACCCTAAGTTAACttgtaaattcattttttttacttccattttctaaaataatcctaaattaattctatattatattaaatattagatgaaaaatgaattataaattattttaaggaataaaaatttaaaaaattattttacagtTGAGTTAATATGACATGATTACGGACCAAAATGGagtactttttaaatttttatcatttttacctgtattataaaattactgATGAGAAAAGGGTTAAAATCgataaaagttaaaatatttaaacttaatttataattttatagaattggttaaaatgataaaaatttaataattatataattttgactatatcatcatatcatattattttaatttaaaatattttttttaattttattctttaaaataatttttaattcatttttaattaatatttaatatttcataaaagtaatttatgcttattttagaaaataaaaattaaaaaatgaatttaaaaattgactGAAACTTATGTAATATAATTACATGATGTTTTTACTTaatgatataaaaattttttcttaaagaTGAAATAATAGAgttaaaaagattatttttaaagtataaataaaattacaatgatttaaaaaatataattttttttaataattatattatattatgtgataagctatattaataattaaatatacggTAGAGTGGCTattgattaaatatttaaaatataaatttaattgataaaatagcACATCCTAGATAAATAGAAAGATtaataattaatgtttaaaaagACGTTTGAAAAGACATTTGAAAAGATATGGACtaagataattaataatttaaaaagataagaattatttaatgaataatttatttaactaatgatttaatatttttaaaaaataaaaaaaaattaaattattaatttcactaaatattttccaagtgaaatattttttatgaagaatattttttcaaatataaattattgattaattttcaaaaatatagtcttatatatatattttttatttttattttttgtatggGACACTTGTATACTTTATTCTTTGGCAGGGAAACCTGTACATGAGAATATAGTTATCTACACATTGGAACAATGTCGCCACTTGTTATGTTAGGCATATAGATAATTCTCAGGATCAACATTTCTGAGATAACTATATACATAATTCTTTAGACTTGCTTATAAAAGAGATCTAGTTTTAATTTACCTTTGATCTTGTCCCTAGGAAAGAGGATTTATTACAATAATGATCAAGACGgtgttttttaatatatataaatataattttaactaaaatttttatgaaatcgttaatcaattaaatataagaggaaaaaaaataaagtgtacgTCATCTACGACGGACATTTTAACTCTTAAATTAGCAAAATGCTTGaatacacaaaaaaaaaaaaaaaatacatatgaaAATGTATTCGTTGCCtcctgatgaccgctgggctctTCCTCTCCGGTCTGGAGTCCAGCCCACGATGCAGGCCCATCATCCCGAAACCCTCGAACCTCACGACTCGCACTAAGTCCAGCTCACCCTCTCCAAGGCCAGCCCGACCCTTCCGACTGGACCAGCCGATCCTCGTTGGGCTCGGCCCGTACCTCATCCTCTGGCCCAACCCGGAACCAGGAAGTAGATCCGCATGTCCCTCGTGTGGATCCACCCGCATGCACGTCCTGAAAGAATCAGAGgctgttacgcatggagcagagatctgattccttcgtacgtccgtatcaacgtagcagggacaggtggaccaatgatatacgttctgttagcacgtcactagcagacaaaaggaaacatataaaaggagaaatactctcctctaggtctaaatttttccagttttacagaacctattgtaaaaccctatttctggatctcagattatcaccTCCAAAATTCTATGTTTATTTAGTGCGAAGGGATTACCGTTTTCTTAAAATCTAAAACTAGTTGATtatctgaaattttttttttttagatgtaAAGTTAACTTTGTTAAAGTTAACAACTAGTTATTTACTTATTAAAGAATGACATGATCGAGCAAGTCATTCTctagttttatctttttatgattttattttactcTATTACAGtagattatttattattatattaataaaataaatatttattctcatGGTTATAAAGTTAATGTTGGAATCggatatgtatatatacacacacacaaaGACAAATCATATTGGAAAaattcctttttgttttttctttttctttctttcttttttctgaaTAAGATATTGGGGATACTTGCACTTGAATATGGATATATTATGCTGAGTGATATCTCTCCATTCACAGGACAATTAGTGGACTccaattgaaataataataaacggGAGATTTCATTCTTATCAACTCACTTTATTGAGTTTACCTATATTGTTTTTAGTACGAGAGGATTTTTGTCTAAATTTGGACATACGTGTACTCTTCAAGTTAAGCACACAGATGGGATAATGTGTTTTCTCCTGCTCTCTCCCCTTTGTCTAGAAGCTTCAGCTATCGTTTAAGATTcctatgttatgtatatattCTTTGGTTGTGCAAAACACAAAGGTAGGTTTGGTTCCTAGAGGATATGAAATTCCAGCATCTCAAGAATTTTCATATTCTTCTTATCAAACATCAAATTGAGGGCAAAGGTGAAATTCCTAAAGCTTTGCATGTTTAATATTCCCTCCTTTCTAATCAATATTCCTATTTCCtgcattaatttattatataacctCTTTTTATCTTTCAATCCATAACTTCGGGACTAACTTACATTTTAAAGGAATTGTCTTTAGAAGATTAACGGAAtctgaaattttatatatatatattttccacTTTATTGGTGcttttgca
This Manihot esculenta cultivar AM560-2 chromosome 6, M.esculenta_v8, whole genome shotgun sequence DNA region includes the following protein-coding sequences:
- the LOC110617813 gene encoding AP2-like ethylene-responsive transcription factor At1g16060; protein product: MGKLAQQNQKSSANNNNNGVTKVKRTRRSVPRDSPPQRSSIYRGVTRHRWTGRYEAHLWDKNCWNESQNKKGRQVYLGAYDDEEAAAHAYDLAALKYWGEDTIINFPLSTYENELKEMEGQSREEYIGSLRRKSSGFSRGVSKYRGVARHHHNGRWEARIGRVFGNKYLYLGTYATQEEAATAYDMAAIEYRGLNAVTNFDLSRYIKWLKPNQNDNTTANNNDLFHPNPNLNIPTHSTPIPNQDLGLSFLQNQQAFQTTSSETVPMEPRPTNATSALGLLLQSSKFKEMMEMTSMTDCPSSHVDQLDPPQCRFPEDIQTYFECQDLTNNYGEGDDMIFAELNSFVPQMFQSDL